The genomic stretch CCacagccacatccacatcaTCGTCAATGCCAACGAAAATTTGCATATTCCCAGCGCCTGCTGCGCTGCATCGCATCCTCCAAATATCAATTTAAGTTGGTCGTTTTATTACACAACTAACGTCATCATTGCCGCAGACTGAAGACTCCAGACTGGAGCTCTCCCTTTATtatacactttttttttttttggacaaCTTACCATAACCATCACTTCCGGCGGATAACGCGGATTGCGGAGACAGGTCGTTATGTAAAGACGAAAGTTGGGATTGTATTCTATCATTTGGTCGCCGCTCTTGATAAACACACCGCCCTTGTGTTTGATGATGTTCTTCTCCAGAATGGGCGTCAGATTCGAGTCGAGCTTTTCACCTTGGGTGGGGAAAAAGAATAAAGTTCATGCATCGCAGATGTCCCCACCGGAACTCACCCACATTCTCTATAAGCACGGGTTGACCAAGGTTATGGCCAACTCCAAAACCTGCATGTAGTTGGCATCGCTCTGCTTGATCACCTTCAGGCCGTTGTTCTTCTCCATATTCTTGATCCATTTGTTGGCTTGCACTGCAAGGGATTACGATCTTAATGATAATATATGACACATAAtgtgatatgatatgatatgatatgatatgatatgatatgatatgatatgatatgatatgatatgatatgatatgatatgatatgatatatgatAACATATGACATGATAACATACACcaaatcatatcatatcatatgatatatgtatacatGCATAGTGTGATTTAATAACTTACCCTGTGGATCGATGAGCAGCGAGTAACGACTGGAGTTGGTCACTATGATGCCATTCTCCACCGAAAAATTATCTGCC from Drosophila subpulchrella strain 33 F10 #4 breed RU33 unplaced genomic scaffold, RU_Dsub_v1.1 Primary Assembly Seq470, whole genome shotgun sequence encodes the following:
- the LOC119562440 gene encoding dynein heavy chain 3, axonemal-like, yielding YRVNILDDWNALCLRKHIPSSETFSLATTLGHPMTIRAWSLAGLPADNFSVENGIIVTNSSRYSLLIDPQVQANKWIKNMEKNNGLKVIKQSDANYMQVLELAITLVNPCL